In Oryzias latipes chromosome 15, ASM223467v1, the sequence CGAGTGGCCGGAGCTCCCCCCTCCCGCTCAGGCCCGACAGCCGTCCGATCACTCCGCCTCTCTGTCAGACCCCCAAACATTTCCACCTCCCAGGTAGGAGCTGGAGCGCACCCTGTACCTGCGGCGGTTCTGCCCTTTGCTTTGCTGTCATCTCTACAGCAGACTTTGGATTTGTCTACGGAAACGTTTGTCGACTCACTACACGTGTTGTGTGTCTCTGCTTGGTTTCAGATCAGGGCAGCAACATCTACAGAAAGCCCCCCATCTACAGACAACACGGTACTTTCACTCTCTGATCTGAGTCATGTGGACGTTTGAAAAGAACTGTTGGTTCCGTTTTAAAAGCACGATTGGAGGAGCTCTGAAGAACAAGCCGCTCAACGCAGAAACATATTAAAGACAAttaaacaagcaaaacaaagaataaaatagATCATTCTctttagaaatcaaaataaaaccccagAAACCCAAAATAAACTGCCAATTGGATGCTGATGTTGGTAAAAGAGGGAAACAGAAGGAAGTTTGGCCCGAACTGTGGTTAAAGGTGATGAACAGTCACCACACTTTTGCAGTGGGCGTGGCTAGGAGCCTAGAGGAATATTTATGTCGGAACATATCGCCGTGCCAAACAGCCTCTGttgaaaaggtgaacaaacgtcatcatttaaTCAGTGATATCCCATAATACCTGCCTTTTACCGGTTGCCATATTGTGCCAAGGTGGGAAATTTGTcgattttcacattttcgcacaatatggaaaaagaaaaaacttataGCGATCTTCACGAAATGTCACACATGCCGCCTGCTTCAGTCAACAACCACAGGttggttgacctctgacctcaggaagaggcagccatcttgaattttcctcAAAAATCCCTTTAGGGCCGTTTCCAAAGGGAAACTCCTCCTATAGGGATTCCAACCTTTCGCTCCCTAACTTCTGGAAGTTAGGAACATTTGGAAGTTAGTTCAGAaaaattttggttttaaagtgtGTAGATTCTGAACGGCCTTAtggttgctttttttaattttttttttttttaccagaatatGGTGATACATTTACTGTTGACTCAAACTGAACACGAAAATATGACcgtattaggaatgtgggcatggctaaaaaaagaaacctccgttgccaaggaaatcccaaaatttacttttgcttaTTCTTCTGTAATTGACATTGCCTGTGTCTGAATCCCCGCCCTAACCCCTACCTgctaaaaactatatagtgtggtAGTATGCAGTGCCATGGATTTCAAAAGCACTTCAgacaccacgctcactacttttttttttttttaacggcgaATATGACGTCGTCGAATTTTaaattaatatgagcgttttgggacaattatttatgagtccactatcttctgaagataaaaacattgatggtttacataaaaaaatacatttaaatacatttttttggcaaaaattgttcagacgcaatgcattgtggtctatatttgctgatctagtgagcatcgatgcagagacttctgggaaatttatAGTGCTCTGAAATTTTGGAAcagtagatttggacagcactagaaaattTGGAAGGCACTACATAGTGattagggaaggaattcggacgcAGTGATAGACCTGTTTCTCACCCCGaggcgaccaaaacataaaagggttgctatggagacagaaaagccattttgaaaaggtgtttttgtgtCCTGAGTTTGTCCTGAGCTCGCTCATAGGTGAACTTTTTTCACACAGAAGGGGAGGGTAACAGCCAGACAGTGAGGCACTGAGGGGTAGGAAGAGGGAGGGTTGGATAGCGCCTATGtggctttattttgtttcattttttgacattttattttgatttccgGAAATGAGTTTGGttttcaaaacatttccttttgttttgtttcattctctttgtgtgaatttttttatttaatttttgggATTTACGTTATGGTCTTCTGGAAATTTGTTCTGACTTTTAAAAGGTAATattggtttggttttgttttttaactgtgattattaaaaatgtttttgcgttgagGGATTTGTTGATGTAATttgcccttcagggccaccgtactcgACGCTCTGCGGTCAGTTGGGTTGTTTTTCTTAGTAGCTTTGTGCATTGGAATACTGTAATTTGACAGGTCGGTGCCTTTGTGATCCTCCTGAATCTGTGTGATCATCTAACCATAATCACTCCCAGCGCcatgtttctgtttgaagtCTTTCTCCAGCGGTTTTCTGTCTCCCTGGTAGTTCGTCCATCGAGGAACTGTGTTTCCGTTGAAGCTGCTGTGTTTACTTTTGTTCTCCTCCTTAATTCAGCCAAGACGGGATGGATGGGGAGTTTCTTTTTAGCACCCAACGTTTCGTCAGTTTTGAAGCTTTtatgaatgaacccagacactGATAGCTCGGTTGCCATGGTTATCAACCTAGATTCCGCTGCCGTAGCCCACCAAAGCAAGTCTGCAGACGAAATCATCCGATCCGCCACCTTCCCTGCTGCCCATGCTCCCACCCCGGATGACAGCTGGTGGAGTGAGGCCGACTGTTGCCCCCGCTCTCTCACTCTTTTAGGTACAGTAGGCTCGTGATGGGCATGTTTGCACTGCTGCCTCCTGGTTGTACAGCACTCACCCAAACCAGACGCTGGTCCTCTGGTGCCGCAGAATTTACCTTTTAATTTCCAATTCATTCAGCAagcgtttgtttttgtttttgccactgTTGCATCATTTTACATGCTCCTCCTCCAGTGGTGAGCGTCACCGATGACCACGGTCACAATGATGGACAGAAAACCGGGACTGACTTCAAActgttgtctgtctgtctgtctgtcctgcATTGTACTGATCTGTCTCTCTTCGTCTTTGACCCCCTCCAAAATCCTGACATGAGAGATGAAATCGGTCGTGTCATTCGAGCTCAGAGCTTCCTGTTTGTCTCCTCCACTTTGTCCTCCATTTGTGTTCAGTCCTCcattttctgtgttgttttttttcgtgACGTGCAGCCAAACCATCCCTGTCTGTCTCAAATGCACACCAAGCATGGCCTCCCGCTGGGACGTGAGCGTCTTTCTGTGACTTCTTCACACCCTTTTTGACACTGTAGGCTCAGAGGGAAGGAGGCGCTCAAGagaagacgaggaggaggaggctctgAAAAGAAAGCAGCTCCAGGAGGAACATCTTAGTAAGGTCAGGAGAGTGAGAATGTGCTAAAACAGGAATCGCACAAACACGACTGACCGCCAGCATTCGTGCAGATTCAGTCGGGGCTGGGAAAGCTCATCCTCAAGGAGGAGATGgagaaacagaagatcagagaGCGTCACGCTCGGAGCCTTTCTGCACAGCGCTGCGACTCCAAACAGAGCAACTGTGATGCAGGTGATACAGCTGCACCGCTGCAAAGTCAGCAATGTACCACAGATCCATTTCTGCTTCCTGCATTTGTGTTCTTCTTTGTGTACATTTGTTTGTAGCCTAgagaataaagataaaaataccATTTCTGCACACATGCGTTCCAACGACATTCtgggcttttttgttttgtttttcagacccTACATCTCCAACCAAGACGAACTCTTTGCCTGGTTATGGACGGAACGGGCTTCATCGGGTCAGAACTCAACTACTactaaaatgtttacattttatagAGAACGTTTGGTAGCCGTACTGACAAGACGGTACTTTTCTGTACCTGCTGAGTCCTTACAGgctatttacatggtactttttactgagtacttacatggtacttgctgtgAATGCTTGTGGTACTTTTTGGTACATACTTATGTGGTACCCACTGGGCATTTATACTGTACACACTGGACTTTTACATAGTACTTACTACGTGTTGTGTTaatgtgtcttttatggtacaaATTAAGTACCTTGAATTTACTTCTTTGCTTATTGTATTTTTCATagtatttaccatttattaCAAGATGGCAGGTAAACAGAAACTACCTTTGAAGTTCTGAGAAGAAGGGCCTGGAATTTACTTTAAGTATTTAGTAAGTTTATATGTGTTTCATGGTACTCACCATGTGTAAGAGGATGGGTTTTAGGTAGTATGTATGTGGTACACATAATTACACAGAAAGTACCATTATTGTATGTGAATTTTACATGTTCAGTTATAGAGTGTTACGTAGTACTTACCATTGAAAAGGTAAGTACCAATAAACGTACAAAGAGACTACCTTTTAAGTACAATCAAGCTGGACTGTGACGAAAGTCTACCCTTCTTCCACTCTACTAAATGGTACTTGTAGGATTAAATGCTGAGCATGTTCACATCAGTAATACTTGGTATTTACCCCTCTGGTAGGCATCAACTGGACTGTAAAACAAAGTCAGCcgtattttctctcttttacttGAAACCAAGTAGTACctcataaatacacagcaagtaccatgtTAGTAGAGAGTAagtacaaaatataaataaaatagtttttttacaACTTCTCAATTGATGTCCTTTGCTACCTAAAACATCccaatgcaaaaatgaaaaaaatgtcctcaaaacaagtaaaaatttagaaaagaagatgtttttcctttgtgataagtgaaaaaaaaatcttccaatTAAACTAGTAGAGTTAAGATTTCTAAAAGTAGGTTGGGATGTTCTGCCTTTTTAAGATGACGTTTAATCTTGACATTAtactcatatttatttaatttcttttttcttttcactttcaaAGTTTCTTTTGGGTATAAATGAGAAGGCATATCCGATGAATGTTTTtcactgtaaagctgaatgCCTTCTCAAGGAATATATATGGAATATATGCCaagaaaatttattttaagtCCAGCTATCCTTATTTTTAGATTAATTTAAACAAGAATCAGGAACGATACATTTCAAGATAAAGTTGTCTCAAATATATGGAAATGATGATCCAGAAAAACTTGAGATTTCTctcaaaatacagtttttaggACCAAATGACTAAAAAGGATATTCAAGGTTTATTATCATAGTAAAGCAGAGTTTTACAACTCACCTAAAAGTTACTATTGTCAACTATCAAGTGTAAAAAGATATTAAAACTAGAAACTAGACCATAATACTCTgtgatattttgtgtttttgcagtgcgTTTCCCCTGATTTGGGACACTAAAGTGCTCAAAACTGAAGCCGGCCTTCTCAGCTTTAGGACGATTCACCTGAATTTCAGTTGTGATTCAGTTGTGAGAGTTTTTTCTTCCGTCTGTGTGGATCTGCTTTTATTATGACCAATGTTGCACTCGTGTCAGAAGAAACTGCAAAAGCTTCTTAGCCTTTCTTTGTGGTATTTACAACACAAAGAGTGTGAGGATTTGGAAACGTTGTGTGTCCGTAACCAGAGTTTGACATAAAATGTGGCTTCAGGCTAAATCTTTTTGGCAGCTTCAATGAACCTGATCGACCCTAACTGATCTAGAAGGGAAGTTTTTGGACTTTGGAAACTGGAAAAGCGAGTTTCCCTGCAGTTGAAGACATGAAGTAGATCTGAAAGGAGTGTTTTTGGCCGCGGCTGACGTGGTTCTCTCTGTGTCTCTGCAGCCTCAGTCCACAGATTTCACTCAGTACAACAGCTATGGAGACATGTCTGGAGGAGGGAGAGGTGAGGCTCTAACTAGACCCCACAGAGAAACGGCTTCACCAAACCTATTCAGGATGGGCTTGCTTTGTGCTCATAATCAGACACACACTGTTAAAGTATTTGACTCTCAGTAGGGACAGCTTTGTTGTAGCCTGACAGGGGATTTGACAGCACAGCCATTAACTGTGAGTCTcattttttgtcccattttgtCCTGCAGAGTTTCAGGTATGTCTCTCATCTGCTTTTTCATACAGCATGCTTCCTCACCTtgcatcatatatatatatatatatgtatatatatatctgcTTGCTTAGGAGTTGCACACGTTGCCCTGAATGCACAGCGTCCAGCCCTGCTTCGTGCCTGCGTCATTGCTTTTCGTTTGCCGTCAACCACGGGGCACGTGTTGCTGTGAACATTCTAGTTACAAGAAGCACGCCAGGCCCGGTAGCTGGATGACGTAGCGCTCTAAAGGCAGTGTACGACCATGGCCTTATGTCTTACCGTGTGCTGTGTGCGATGGCTCAAGCTTTAGAAAGTCATGTTAGAAGGAGAACCGGCAGCTGCATAGAACACATTTCCAGTCACTCATACTTGGTTATAATTCAGACACATTGAATCAACTTTCTCCATCCACTAAAAACTGACCCGCTCTCACCAGTGGACATTTTCATGTCAATAAACTGCAGTCCCCTTCCACTATATTACATTGTTGTATGTTTTATTCTTTAGCACATAAGGGATGGCCGTCCAGTTCTTGCAAGGATGGACAGGGGAGTATCTATGCCTAATATGTTGGAACCAAAAGCAAGTATCTTCTTCTCTATGCACCACTGACATGACTGTAGATCTCTCCACCGATTCATTAACATGAAGGCCAGAAGCAGAGTAGCAGAAACATGTGGAGGAGGAGACTGTTCTGATCCAGCATGCTGCTTAAGGAGCTGCAGAGTCATGCTAGCGCTCAGCATGCAGGCTTCTCCATGTTCATCTGCACAAAGCTTGGAGTCCAGGCGGGTGGATCCTGAATGCCGCGTACAGAGAAAAGATCCAACGTCCAAACAACTCGTAGCCCCACGCTGTGCATATGAGTTGCTTCACAGAAAGTCACAGAAATGTTGTAAACAAATTCAATTTCTGGAGTAGGATCGTTAAGGAGAGCGCCTGAAATTTCCAGGACACTCATTCCCATTTGAACCACTATAGAGaggactcttattttgaagtttgCTCTACAAAAACACACCTAGCGTTCTTCCTGATGCATGAATCAATGCAGAGGCAAAAACACCATGACACCTgcatttccccccaaaaatccACAGAAACAACCCAGTCAGCCTCCTGTCACATACCTGCTGTCTCACCTGATGTTTCCCACCTCACAGCCAGAATGAGCAAAATAAGCCAAAGCGGATGCTTTTGTGTTCTGGCCTGTGCTTCTGACCTGCTGACTGACAGATGTCTCCTTTTGAAGGTATATCCTTATGAAATGCTCATGATAACCAGTAGAGGGAGAGCTAAACTGCCCAGGGATGTGGACAGAACCAGACTGGAGGTATCGCCTTCCAAACTGACCTTCTTGCATTTCTCGATTTCAACGGCATGTCACCCGAATACAGCTGCAGCTGTGCAGTATTCATTGCTTCTTGTCATTTTTGCAGGGAcccggttttttttttttgttgtttttttttttttttacagctttggcTCTAaccacccccctccccacccccccacccctttgttttttctctcccctTTTGTTCTCAATTCTAGCGCCACTTAGCGCCTGAAACGTTCTTTGACCTCTTTGGGATGGAGATGGAGGAGTTTGACAGGCTTCCTCTATGGAAACGCAACGACATGAAAAAGAAGGCCAAGCTCTTCTAGGAGTTAGAGCAGCATGcatcccatcatccattcagTCAGAGCGCACACAGCAACTGGAACCCAGACTCCGCTTTATTTCCCTTTTATTGGTTGTTTTCTCCTGATATAACTTACTGCTCCCTGAGGCCGTGAGCTGAAAGCCTGGACGTGTCCCACGAGCAACGACTGGAATCTCTACCACGCTCAAAAATGACAATGAGAATGGATGAAGAgttcttttgctttgtttgacctcttgctttgttttgtttccgtGTTTCTTTCTCACTGGTTTTCTTGTTCCTGTAATTATTGTCAGACCTAGTGCCGCCCTTTTCAGACGCTTGTAGCTCACGTCGGCTTTCCTTTGCTTGGGCTGGCGTGTGTTTAGCCCAAAGTTAGCAAGAATCGGCTCAGTGAgtctttgaattaaaaaaagaaaaagaggcaaAGTCTCTGAGAATGCAGTCAGGTAACTGAATCTGCATCCAGCCACTGGTAAACCACGTCACTTTCCCGCCTTTTTTCTTACCAAAACCTCTCTCTTCTCAGGCTTTCATGAACACAGTTCAACTTTTCCCCTTTTGCATTCATTCTATTTTATCCAAACTGACACAGCCTGACCGACAGATAAAAGCCCCAGTTTAAGGAACTGTATttaaaagtattgttttttaaataaaccccaCACTGCCATTTGTTGTATTGAAATGAAAGCCAATAAATCTTTAAATCACCATGAATCATGATGACCTTCTGCTATGTCCAGGTTTCCCGCCACTTTTCTTTCATGTGACCTCTGAACAAAGCCAACATGAGTGGAGGGGGGTCATCTGGGGTTCTCTAAAAAGAAACAGCACAAGCAGCAGAGCTTTGCAGCATTTCCTGCAGTTCTACCAAAGTCTGATCCTCCCTGAAGGAATtattctttgctcttttgtttgCTATCCCCTGCATCCCTTTACCTTATTTCCCAAGTTGAATGaaaatgttccattttttcTGGACAATCtcgcttttttttaacctttggtCCAAGCTGCTGTTCAGTTAATCTGCCTGGTTGTTTGTGAACGGAAATGTTTCTGTTCACAAAAGGACTCGAATGCAAACATGCAAGAAGGAAGGATGGCCGAAAAGGAAAAGGAATCGAGGGTTTCTGCTGTCATTTCACCACAACGTGAAACAATATCAGCATCTCTGGACCCGAGGTCGCCAATCACAgagcaataaataaaagatgttgttaaaattacactaaaacacaatttacattaGAGTAGGCTGATAAGAAAGCCAACAGTATAAATATAAACCCTACTGGATGTGAAATGATATAGAATGACAAACAGGCTGGGAATTTTGAACATTTATGGCTAAACTTCCCAGTTGTGTTGTGGTAAGAAGGAACGTGGAGGCAAACGGGTTGAGCGGCGCACGCCGGGACACCGGTGGGGTAGAAAATGTCCAAACACACCGAGAACCATCATAATCTTTATTGTTTCTTTCATCGTTTAGCTTGGTTTGTGGTTGTTTACCGAttgtttttcaccaaaaaaagataaaatttaGACAAACAAACTTATATTTGTGTTTGGCTGAGTCTAAATGTGGAGAACAGCAGCGTTTTGCTGAAATACTGTAGAATCAAAGCTCAACTCGAAATTGATCGTTTCATTTTCTTGaagaaatctttattttaattttcaaaacagaataaaacattcctagtccattaaaaaaaaaatcaccatttTACCTTCCTGTTAAGAATAAACGAAGCAaagaaatagatcaaataaatttgaATCTAAAAATAATTGACTACTTGAATAAAGGGGCATAAATGTCCAAACAGAAAAGCTCGGGTGTTTTGAAAAATCTTATAAGGAATCCACAGAatttcagactttttctttctttttcacataAATGTCAGTCTCTCTCCAGAACTACACGTCATCAGCTCTTTTGTCCACATTTAAATAGAAGTTGTGTTCAAGATTTTCCACAACAATTAGCTTGAAAAGGTCCTGAGTTGATGAGCAGTGACTATTCATGCGTCAATGAATAAATGTGGGGGTTTAACACACAACGTCTCTGCCTGAACACGTCTCTCCTTCCAAGTATGAAAGAtaaatgcagtttatttcatatttaattGGCTAAAAAAAGATAGACTTATAGGAAGatcaaaaaaggattttttttaataaatagaaGGTTAAAATCTTGttagtgtaaaaaaatattttctattgaAAAGTTCTGTTCTCTTATTTTCATTCAATGACCttgattatgaaaaaatgttgtttctagATAAAATGTAGGTTTTGAATCTCAACAGAATAGAAAATCTGACTCATAAACTCCCAAATGTGTGATCTCTTTTCATTTAAGATCCTCGTCATTTTCAACTTATGTTGCACCTGGATTTTAGGTTTGAAATcacttaaaacatgttttgattcactggaaaaaactggaaaaaagaaaaaactataaaGTCCTATACGTTTAGAAACCATTTATTTCCTTATCCTTTTATAAAATGTCTTCATATCAACTTGATGAAAGAATGTAATTCTTAGAAGATCGCTTCTCATCGCTGCAAACATTTGTGGACTTGTGCAGATGAGGTTTATTCTACTGAGTATGAAACTTTTCCATTAGGAGACATTAGCAAAACACCAGGAGTGTCTAAAGAAGCAACGAGATGCCGTCAAGCAGAGACTGAAGAAGCTGGCAGCTCGGCAGGCGGACATCAAAGTGAGTTGTGTGCCGTGTTTCCCTCTGAAGCAGAGCGGCGTGGGATCGACCCTGACGAAAGCCAACCCGTCCGCTGACATGCTCGTGTTTGTGCTTGGATCAGAAAAAGTCCTCTGCGATCAGGGAGAGCGTGGTCCGGAAGTACCAGGAGATCCAGACGTCCCTGCAGGAGGATCTGAGGATCACTTTGTCCCACCTGGAGATGGAGGAGCGCGCCGCCGTCTCTGCCTTGGATGGAGTCATGGAGAGGAACTGCGCTCTCATTCAGGAGTTGGAGCAGGACTTGGCCCGGTTCAGCCTGGCTCTGGACCAGATCAACAGGGAGCCGGATTCTGCGGTACTAAACCAAAGTTAGCACATAAATCCATCATGTCTCACCACGCTGACACTCCTGCATGCTGTTCTTCAGGCCTTCTATTCGTACCCTGAGCAGCTAGACGTGGACAGGTATGGAGAATATGCTTCGTCATCCAGCGGTTCATGACGGAGCTTTTTTCAAAACCTGTCCTTTGCAGAGTGGTGGATGTTCTGGAGCAGTCGGACACGAGCAGCGTGAGCCTGGACGAAGCTAAAGCCGAGCAGATCCTCAGTCTCGCCAGCAACATGCTGCTGCTCGTCTGCTCACAGACTCCTCTGATCAGGAAGCTGCTGAAGAGCTGTCAGTTTGACTCATCTCCCTGGCACCAAGGCCTTGACCTCTTGACCCCAAAGTGATTCAACTTTCATCTCCAGATTCCAGTGAGGTACATCTGGATCCGGAGACGGCTCACCCAAAACTGATGGTCTCCCCCCGGAGGGACAGTGTGGCCTACACCGACGCCTGGCAGCCGCTCCCTGATGTTCCCGAGCGCTTCGACGCCACGCTGAATGTCATCAGTCTGCAAAGCTTCAGCTTTGGCCGCCATTACTGGGAGATCGATGTGACTGGGAAAACCTACTGGGAGCTTGGAGTCACCTACCCCTCCATTCTTCGCAAAGGTGCATCGGAGGACTGCTGGCTGGGCCGGGGGCCCGAGTCCTGGTGTGTGGAGTTCTTTGATGGGGAGTACACAGCCTGGCACGGAGGGGTCCCTCATCAGCTGCCGTTCACAACGGCCTTCTGTCGGATCGGCGTGCTGTGCAGCTTCCCCGCGGGGTTGGTGACGTTTGTGGAAGTGGACAGAATGACGCCTCTTTTCTCCTTCTGTGCAGGAACCTTCTCAGATCGCCTTCACCTGGCGCTGTGTCCCGGTCACAACCACGACGGCAAAAACGCCAAACCCGTCGTGCTTTTCAACAGCTCGTCTCCCACCAGTGATCTCTGAAGTGTGGATCCACTGAAGAGCTTCACGACTTTCCTGCTGAGACCGTGACGCAAAAGCTCTGCAGCAGGGGTCCGCGG encodes:
- the LOC101172603 gene encoding E3 ubiquitin-protein ligase TRIM21-like isoform X1, whose translation is MTELFSKPVLCRVVDVLEQSDTSSVSLDEAKAEQILSLASNMLLLVCSQTPLIRKLLKSYSSEVHLDPETAHPKLMVSPRRDSVAYTDAWQPLPDVPERFDATLNVISLQSFSFGRHYWEIDVTGKTYWELGVTYPSILRKGASEDCWLGRGPESWCVEFFDGEYTAWHGGVPHQLPFTTAFCRIGVLCSFPAGLVTFVEVDRMTPLFSFCAGTFSDRLHLALCPGHNHDGKNAKPVVLFNSSSPTSDL
- the LOC101172603 gene encoding E3 ubiquitin-protein ligase TRIM21-like isoform X2, with product MLLLVCSQTPLIRKLLKSYSSEVHLDPETAHPKLMVSPRRDSVAYTDAWQPLPDVPERFDATLNVISLQSFSFGRHYWEIDVTGKTYWELGVTYPSILRKGASEDCWLGRGPESWCVEFFDGEYTAWHGGVPHQLPFTTAFCRIGVLCSFPAGLVTFVEVDRMTPLFSFCAGTFSDRLHLALCPGHNHDGKNAKPVVLFNSSSPTSDL